A part of Candidatus Babeliaceae bacterium genomic DNA contains:
- a CDS encoding cache domain-containing protein: MKLISLALLCSMGISFAANSDTEVDIKVKIADCKKLVEEAVVFFKEKPLLRACQSFQNDSKWKKGEIFIFVFERDGICYVDENPYMVWQNFTTQKNTIGSNFIEDMLQQGEKGGWVSYILNFSNKQSYVKTVSKNGKTFIIGAGFYPESDEFICQQLVRDAIRFLKERGAQEAFDRINNPIGFFVRGPIYLWAYDLDANTMAHGADISLVGQNSIDWQDSNGFYRNREMVKIAQTEGKGWLNYLDRGVQKRSYIEKVTDPQTKKSYIIGGGYYPDINEDTVKSFVKRAIAYLKSNPRQVALADFSNKAGGFVKGPLTIFVYDVDGVVLADAENPGFINQNLRNSKDPEGKFITQRVLDQAKNFGKGWISFIDKKGYKDAYIEKIQIPSGDYIVGSGYWPTSKSRTVQSLVEKAIAFGQSHTIEEALEAFTSNNSDFIRGDVCIFVYDNQGTCLVAGLDKCRVWSNEMEKKDETGASIADKILQTAAAGGGWIDYSMRNARRRMYVKQLEKGKSISEELAVIREGEAMPELSESTYVIAAGYFL, from the coding sequence ATGAAGCTTATTTCCCTTGCACTATTATGCTCGATGGGCATATCATTTGCGGCTAACTCCGATACTGAAGTTGATATTAAAGTTAAAATTGCTGATTGTAAAAAACTTGTCGAAGAAGCGGTGGTTTTTTTTAAAGAAAAGCCTCTTTTGAGGGCGTGTCAATCGTTTCAAAATGATTCCAAATGGAAAAAGGGTGAGATTTTTATCTTTGTTTTTGAACGGGATGGGATTTGTTATGTCGATGAAAATCCTTACATGGTCTGGCAAAATTTTACCACTCAAAAAAATACAATAGGTAGCAATTTTATAGAAGATATGCTCCAGCAAGGTGAAAAGGGTGGCTGGGTTAGTTATATTTTAAATTTTAGCAATAAGCAATCATATGTTAAGACAGTTAGTAAAAATGGTAAAACGTTTATTATTGGTGCAGGATTTTATCCAGAATCAGATGAATTTATCTGTCAACAGCTGGTGCGTGACGCTATTCGTTTTTTAAAAGAGCGCGGTGCTCAAGAGGCATTTGATCGTATTAATAACCCGATTGGTTTTTTTGTACGCGGCCCCATTTATTTATGGGCATATGATTTAGATGCAAATACAATGGCTCATGGGGCTGATATTTCGCTGGTTGGGCAAAATTCTATTGATTGGCAAGATTCTAATGGTTTTTATCGAAATAGAGAGATGGTAAAAATAGCTCAAACCGAAGGCAAGGGTTGGCTTAACTATCTCGATAGAGGCGTTCAAAAAAGATCATATATAGAAAAAGTTACTGATCCTCAAACCAAAAAAAGTTATATTATTGGTGGTGGTTACTATCCTGATATTAATGAAGATACCGTTAAAAGTTTTGTAAAGCGTGCGATAGCGTATCTTAAATCAAATCCTCGACAAGTTGCATTGGCGGATTTTTCAAATAAAGCAGGTGGGTTTGTTAAGGGGCCTTTAACAATATTTGTGTATGATGTTGATGGTGTTGTGCTTGCAGATGCTGAAAATCCTGGTTTTATTAATCAAAATTTGCGCAATTCTAAGGATCCTGAGGGTAAATTTATTACTCAAAGAGTACTTGATCAGGCGAAAAATTTTGGTAAAGGATGGATAAGTTTTATTGATAAAAAGGGTTATAAAGACGCTTATATAGAAAAAATTCAGATTCCATCGGGTGATTATATAGTAGGTTCTGGTTATTGGCCAACATCAAAATCACGCACGGTGCAATCATTGGTTGAAAAAGCAATAGCCTTTGGTCAATCACATACTATCGAAGAAGCGTTAGAGGCTTTTACGAGTAATAATAGTGATTTTATTCGTGGAGATGTATGTATTTTTGTATACGATAATCAAGGAACTTGCTTGGTTGCAGGCCTTGATAAATGCAGAGTTTGGTCGAATGAAATGGAAAAAAAAGATGAAACTGGTGCAAGTATTGCTGATAAAATTTTGCAAACGGCGGCTGCTGGTGGTGGCTGGATAGATTATTCTATGCGTAATGCTCGTCGCAGAATGTATGTTAAGCAGCTTGAAAAAGGTAAATCGATATCAGAAGAGCTTGCGGTTATCCGTGAGGGAGAAGCAATGCCAGAATTATCTGAAAGTACGTATGTTATTGCTGCAGGATATTTTTTATAA
- a CDS encoding glycosyltransferase family 10, protein MSANNLRLLCIFLISTTLITAAPAEKKVIYITPGLWGNLFDPYYESMCQLRHILIEKGYKVEQANSIASLPDMEWLITFDLPFQELHHVQQYPKEKCVAFLWEPPSVVPENYNKQLHKHFSRIYTWDDRLIDNKKYFKFYYPVCFPIINTLVPFTEKKMCTFIFANKWSGHPQELYSERRKLLEYFETLPTHEFDFYGRYWNPKLYKNYKGPINNKIEILQRYKFCICYENVYGIPGYITEKIFDCFRAGCVPIYWGAPNINHYIPEACYIDRRRFANNQELYNFMKNMPEAEYNNYIHSVEQFLTSASAYRYSIPYFIELFVNLIESTSKS, encoded by the coding sequence ATGTCCGCTAATAATCTACGCCTATTATGTATATTTTTAATTTCAACAACACTCATAACAGCTGCACCAGCAGAAAAAAAAGTAATTTACATAACCCCAGGTTTATGGGGGAATCTTTTTGATCCATATTATGAAAGCATGTGTCAACTCAGACACATATTGATAGAAAAAGGCTATAAAGTAGAACAGGCCAATTCTATCGCATCATTACCTGATATGGAATGGCTCATAACGTTTGACCTACCATTCCAAGAGCTGCACCATGTACAACAGTATCCGAAAGAAAAATGCGTGGCATTTTTATGGGAGCCGCCTTCAGTAGTTCCTGAAAACTATAATAAACAACTGCATAAGCATTTTTCACGAATATACACTTGGGATGATAGACTAATTGATAACAAAAAATATTTTAAATTTTATTATCCCGTATGCTTTCCCATAATAAACACTCTGGTCCCCTTTACAGAAAAAAAAATGTGCACGTTTATTTTTGCAAACAAGTGGTCTGGTCATCCGCAAGAGTTATATTCTGAACGAAGAAAACTTTTAGAGTATTTTGAAACATTACCTACGCATGAATTTGATTTTTATGGTAGATACTGGAACCCGAAGTTGTATAAAAACTATAAAGGGCCCATAAACAATAAAATAGAAATACTGCAAAGATACAAGTTTTGCATATGCTATGAAAACGTTTATGGAATCCCAGGCTACATAACTGAAAAAATATTCGATTGCTTTAGAGCAGGATGCGTACCCATCTATTGGGGGGCGCCAAATATTAATCATTATATTCCAGAAGCTTGTTACATAGACCGCCGTAGATTCGCCAACAATCAGGAATTGTATAATTTCATGAAAAATATGCCCGAAGCAGAATATAATAATTATATACACTCTGTAGAACAATTTCTTACAAGCGCGAGCGCATACCGCTATTCTATTCCCTATTTTATAGAATTATTTGTTAATCTCATCGAAAGTACAAGTAAATCATGA
- a CDS encoding ankyrin repeat domain-containing protein, whose amino-acid sequence MNILIIMLYATLFLSQPLSYTGNKHSTTYQPTKKEKKLIAAIQSGKIKTVHKLIMQDPSLLEKRTKGKTPLLWAAEYGELSIIALLQDKGANIHTVDMKQENALMLAADKGHTTVCQYLINEGIDINAQSIFGHTALIAAAYEGYTSICQLLLDHKADISLRDDRNHDAYDYAAERRKQVTTDKVKNYENIMRLLLEMQKQSDQPPLNLLNL is encoded by the coding sequence ATGAATATTTTAATTATTATGCTCTATGCTACGCTCTTTTTATCACAGCCTCTGTCATACACAGGCAATAAACATTCAACCACCTATCAGCCCACCAAAAAAGAAAAAAAACTGATAGCCGCAATACAATCCGGAAAAATAAAAACCGTTCATAAGTTAATTATGCAAGATCCATCACTGCTAGAGAAAAGAACAAAGGGGAAAACCCCTCTGTTATGGGCAGCAGAATATGGTGAGCTTTCTATCATCGCACTCTTACAAGACAAAGGCGCCAATATCCATACGGTAGATATGAAACAAGAAAATGCATTAATGCTTGCCGCTGACAAAGGGCATACGACTGTTTGTCAGTATTTAATTAACGAAGGCATCGATATCAATGCCCAATCCATATTTGGGCACACTGCATTAATAGCAGCTGCATATGAAGGCTATACATCAATTTGTCAATTGCTTCTAGACCATAAAGCTGACATTAGTCTGCGTGACGACCGCAATCATGATGCATATGACTACGCTGCAGAACGAAGAAAACAAGTAACAACAGATAAAGTAAAAAATTATGAAAATATTATGCGTCTATTATTAGAAATGCAAAAACAGAGCGATCAACCGCCACTTAATTTGTTAAACCTATGA
- a CDS encoding ankyrin repeat domain-containing protein: MFFYVILFFLSPSIAYAGNTHTRICYSKACTQPKMPRSYLTQQPKRVASLQILAGLAIVTYTAPTTYNNATKIPQELIKYLNFLNEYRDNYSLGLIVAAQEGKIEFIQDLLDLGAYTEGHTKSEAATPLLRAAQGGYLSIIELLQRNGASMNALSSQKANALIIAAGHGQYSICEYLIKQNVYINAQTQCGRSALMFATIYGHEQTCKLLVDNGALIQLVDEDSKTALHFAAEEYAKTALSHHEKEQKYKSIIRLLLDATK, from the coding sequence ATGTTTTTTTACGTTATATTATTTTTTTTGAGCCCAAGCATAGCATACGCGGGTAATACACACACTCGCATATGTTATAGCAAAGCCTGCACTCAACCTAAAATGCCACGCTCTTATTTAACGCAACAACCCAAAAGAGTGGCCTCACTTCAAATATTAGCAGGGCTTGCTATTGTTACTTATACAGCGCCGACAACATACAATAATGCAACAAAAATACCTCAAGAACTCATTAAATATCTTAACTTTCTTAATGAATATAGAGACAATTATTCTTTGGGTCTTATAGTCGCAGCACAGGAAGGCAAAATAGAGTTTATTCAAGATTTACTTGATCTCGGAGCATACACCGAAGGACATACAAAATCGGAAGCCGCAACGCCACTTCTCAGAGCGGCACAAGGGGGATATTTATCAATAATTGAACTTTTACAGCGCAATGGTGCCTCGATGAATGCTTTGAGCTCCCAAAAAGCTAACGCGCTTATTATCGCGGCGGGACATGGCCAATATAGCATTTGCGAATATCTCATTAAACAAAATGTATATATAAACGCGCAAACTCAATGCGGGCGCAGCGCATTGATGTTTGCGACTATATATGGCCATGAGCAGACGTGCAAATTATTAGTTGATAATGGGGCTCTCATCCAACTCGTCGATGAAGATAGCAAAACGGCACTTCATTTTGCAGCAGAAGAGTATGCAAAAACAGCACTATCTCATCATGAAAAAGAACAAAAATATAAATCTATTATACGACTTCTATTAGACGCCACAAAATAA
- a CDS encoding ankyrin repeat domain-containing protein — protein MKFNTYNIILFLLFLSQHIVHAGNTQSSKKQPPHNIELDIIKRKPYLTHKLKKVPSLKVLAGLATVTYKSPEQYTNTKKIPKTLVKYLTFLNEYKNNYSAGLIIAAAQGKTERVQSFLDLGVPVDTPTHNQEIATPLLWAAQEGHLSVVQLLQQNGANIHATTSQGLTALILGAHNKHYDVCQYCIAQGIDINAQSQLKNTALHCTMRNGCIRICKLLLNNGALTQLINNKGKTALQRALEKQKEINPHKHEKQENYEIIIGMLLVHIEEHGV, from the coding sequence ATGAAATTTAACACTTATAACATCATACTGTTTTTATTATTTTTGAGTCAACACATAGTACACGCAGGCAATACGCAGAGTAGCAAAAAACAACCACCGCACAATATCGAACTTGATATTATAAAACGAAAACCCTATTTAACGCACAAGCTCAAAAAAGTACCATCGCTCAAAGTATTGGCTGGGCTTGCAACAGTAACCTACAAGAGTCCAGAACAATATACTAATACAAAAAAAATCCCCAAAACGCTTGTAAAATATCTTACATTTCTTAATGAGTACAAAAATAACTACTCTGCAGGGCTCATAATCGCAGCAGCACAAGGAAAAACAGAGCGTGTTCAATCTTTTCTTGATCTCGGCGTACCAGTTGACACACCAACTCATAATCAAGAAATAGCCACGCCGCTTCTATGGGCAGCTCAGGAAGGTCACTTATCCGTAGTCCAACTTTTGCAACAAAATGGCGCCAATATACATGCAACAACTTCACAAGGACTAACTGCACTTATACTCGGAGCACACAATAAACATTATGATGTTTGCCAGTACTGTATTGCGCAAGGCATAGATATAAATGCACAAAGTCAACTTAAAAACACCGCATTACACTGTACAATGAGAAATGGATGTATTCGCATATGCAAACTGTTGCTTAACAATGGAGCACTCACTCAACTCATCAATAACAAAGGAAAAACAGCACTACAACGCGCATTAGAAAAACAAAAAGAAATAAACCCTCATAAACACGAAAAACAAGAAAACTACGAAATAATTATAGGTATGCTATTAGTACATATAGAAGAACACGGAGTATAA
- a CDS encoding ankyrin repeat domain-containing protein: MKLYVILFFLSPSITYAGNTQARICYSTARTHNKKPNSYLTQRSKRVPSLKILAGLAAVTYTASKDYKNTNLSVEIIEYLTLLDICKNDYTNGLIITAAQGKIEFIQDFIDLGASVETQTKLDQATPLLWATARNHLSIITTLQYNGANMHAVNIEKSNALMIGACYGHYDVCQYLIKQGININEQNQCKYSALMFAAISGQPSICKLLIDNGAFTELTNKNEKTALHLAAEKHVKINGHEQAKLERYENIMRILLDAKIKVAN, translated from the coding sequence ATGAAATTGTATGTCATATTATTTTTTTTGAGCCCAAGCATAACATACGCGGGCAACACGCAAGCTCGGATATGTTATAGCACAGCACGCACACACAATAAAAAGCCCAATTCTTATTTAACTCAACGCTCAAAAAGAGTGCCTTCGCTCAAAATCTTGGCTGGACTTGCTGCCGTGACTTATACCGCTTCTAAAGACTACAAAAATACCAATTTATCAGTAGAGATTATCGAATACCTTACGCTTCTCGATATATGCAAAAATGATTATACTAACGGACTTATAATTACAGCGGCGCAAGGCAAAATAGAGTTTATTCAAGATTTTATTGATCTCGGCGCATCAGTCGAAACACAAACAAAACTTGATCAAGCAACGCCCTTATTATGGGCAACAGCACGCAACCATCTTTCTATTATCACAACATTACAATACAATGGTGCTAATATGCACGCCGTTAACATAGAAAAATCAAATGCGCTTATGATTGGAGCGTGCTATGGTCATTATGATGTTTGCCAATACCTCATTAAACAGGGCATAAACATCAATGAACAGAATCAGTGTAAATACAGTGCACTAATGTTTGCAGCTATATCTGGACAACCAAGCATTTGCAAATTGTTAATCGATAACGGAGCTTTTACCGAACTCACTAATAAAAATGAAAAAACTGCGTTACATCTTGCAGCAGAAAAACATGTAAAAATTAATGGACATGAGCAAGCAAAACTAGAAAGATATGAAAATATTATGCGCATATTATTGGACGCCAAAATAAAAGTAGCAAACTAA
- a CDS encoding ankyrin repeat domain-containing protein, giving the protein MNFYARSTLLLCILGSNILHAGNTHARARNNAADSKKKKSYVRQQPKTVPSLKILAGLATLTYKKPKEYSNSNKIPRDLIAYLTFLNMYKSNYSQGLLFAAKDGKKELIQDFLDLGAPIETGAGLATPFLWAAQEGHLPIVQLLQQNGANIFAINSQKSTALILASIDGYYDVCQYLINQDIHVNAQNKFGHNALMCAASKGHSNICQLLLDKKAHPQVTDNNNRTALQLALEKQKEIRFDEREKQKNYEIITQLLLTAEKQT; this is encoded by the coding sequence ATGAACTTCTACGCTCGTAGCACATTATTATTATGTATTTTAGGATCAAACATATTACACGCGGGCAATACACATGCACGAGCACGTAATAATGCAGCTGATAGCAAAAAGAAAAAATCTTATGTAAGGCAACAACCAAAAACAGTGCCGTCCCTCAAAATACTTGCTGGACTTGCAACGCTTACTTACAAAAAACCAAAAGAATACAGCAATTCAAATAAAATCCCCAGAGATCTTATCGCCTATCTCACATTTCTTAATATGTACAAAAGTAATTACTCTCAAGGGCTTTTATTTGCAGCAAAAGACGGCAAAAAAGAATTAATTCAAGATTTTCTTGATCTTGGCGCACCAATCGAAACAGGCGCCGGACTAGCAACCCCATTTCTCTGGGCAGCCCAAGAAGGACACTTGCCGATAGTCCAACTTTTGCAACAAAATGGCGCCAATATCTTCGCAATAAATTCTCAAAAATCAACTGCCCTTATACTCGCATCAATTGACGGCTATTATGATGTTTGCCAATACCTGATCAACCAAGACATACATGTAAATGCACAAAATAAATTTGGACACAACGCATTAATGTGCGCAGCATCAAAGGGACACTCGAACATCTGCCAACTATTACTTGATAAGAAAGCGCATCCTCAAGTCACCGATAATAACAATAGAACGGCCCTTCAACTTGCATTAGAAAAACAAAAAGAAATAAGATTTGATGAACGTGAAAAACAAAAAAACTATGAAATAATTACGCAGCTATTATTAACAGCTGAAAAACAAACATGA
- a CDS encoding LysE family transporter, with protein sequence MNLPIFIQGIIIGISLAAPIGPLSIICIRRSLTDRFMASVAVALGAATADALFGFIAIFGVTTISAFLMHHNALLRFVGGLFLGYLGITTLQRTSVTTTSGNKSQFLITIYLSTFILTLTNPLTIVAFGALFTVFGITELVNNYTTALPLISGIFCGSATWFIFLSTFIHLFKNNWKPGTLTLINKISGIGLIVFACIAFMSILKI encoded by the coding sequence ATGAATTTACCTATTTTTATACAAGGCATTATTATCGGCATATCCTTAGCCGCACCAATTGGCCCTCTCAGTATTATCTGTATTCGACGTAGTTTAACCGACAGGTTTATGGCGAGTGTAGCAGTCGCACTGGGCGCGGCAACTGCAGATGCTCTTTTCGGTTTTATAGCCATATTTGGCGTAACAACTATTTCAGCATTTCTCATGCATCATAACGCCCTCTTACGTTTTGTCGGGGGTCTTTTCCTTGGATACCTTGGAATAACGACCCTACAAAGAACATCGGTTACAACAACTTCTGGCAATAAATCACAATTTCTCATAACTATTTATCTATCCACTTTTATACTCACCCTCACCAATCCCCTTACGATCGTAGCATTTGGGGCACTCTTCACCGTCTTTGGCATTACAGAACTTGTTAATAATTATACAACAGCCCTACCCCTTATTTCTGGAATATTTTGCGGCTCTGCTACATGGTTTATTTTTTTAAGTACGTTTATTCATCTCTTCAAAAATAATTGGAAACCGGGCACCCTCACCCTTATCAACAAAATTTCCGGCATTGGGCTCATCGTCTTCGCCTGCATCGCCTTTATGAGCATCTTAAAAATATAA
- a CDS encoding Bax inhibitor-1/YccA family protein, which produces MENYYGTTSSAAVKDTIYRVFAWMSGALAITGLTAYYIAATPAIMHSLISSPGIFIGIFLAQLAVVMVLSMMIMRLSFVAAFGLFIAYAILTGVTLSTIFLVYTSSSIVVTFMVAAGMFASMAVYGAVTKSDLTSLGSLMGMMLWGLILALVGNLFIKSSVLDLVTAFFGVIIFAGLTAYDMQRIKGIVSYGYSQGADKIALIAALQLYLDFINLFLSLLRIMGNKKQD; this is translated from the coding sequence ATGGAAAATTATTATGGAACAACAAGTTCTGCGGCTGTAAAGGATACGATATATCGCGTTTTTGCGTGGATGTCAGGAGCGCTTGCTATTACAGGGCTTACCGCATATTACATTGCAGCGACTCCTGCGATCATGCATTCATTGATCAGCAGCCCGGGTATTTTTATCGGTATTTTTTTAGCGCAATTAGCCGTTGTTATGGTGTTATCAATGATGATCATGCGACTGAGTTTTGTAGCGGCATTCGGTTTGTTTATTGCGTATGCGATTTTAACAGGCGTTACGCTTTCTACAATTTTCTTGGTATATACGTCATCATCTATTGTCGTTACCTTCATGGTTGCGGCAGGAATGTTTGCATCAATGGCGGTATACGGTGCGGTTACAAAATCTGATTTAACATCACTTGGGTCATTAATGGGCATGATGCTATGGGGTCTGATCTTAGCTCTTGTGGGTAATTTATTTATTAAAAGCTCGGTGCTAGACCTTGTGACCGCATTTTTTGGAGTGATTATCTTTGCCGGTTTAACTGCCTATGATATGCAACGTATTAAAGGGATTGTTTCATATGGATATTCTCAAGGTGCTGATAAAATTGCGTTAATTGCCGCATTGCAGCTGTATTTAGATTTCATTAATTTATTCTTAAGCTTATTGAGAATTATGGGAAACAAAAAACAAGATTAA
- a CDS encoding glycosyltransferase family 2 protein — MKKNFIYTLFLLPLLYCSIIRSADKNFVVIIPTYNNQNRCIANLMSVLGQLYNNYRVIIIDDASTDGTGDILEQFISYYQLHDKVILIRNQSRQGALANIYKAAHMCDPYEIIVDLDGDDWLAYDGVLSYLNNVYQDESVWMTYGQFLQYPLGHKGWCRQLPQEIIENNAYREYLWITSALRTFYAKLFQLIKKEDLQYHNTFFPITSDLAFMFPMLEMAGNHSKFIKKVLYIYDRNTGSNDEHMNKELQETIELHIRRSKRYAPLKKL, encoded by the coding sequence ATGAAAAAAAATTTTATATACACATTATTTTTATTACCATTATTATACTGCTCAATAATACGCAGTGCAGATAAAAATTTTGTCGTCATTATACCAACATATAATAATCAAAATCGGTGCATCGCCAATCTGATGTCTGTTTTGGGCCAATTATATAATAACTATCGCGTCATTATTATTGATGATGCATCAACAGACGGTACCGGTGATATTTTAGAACAATTTATTAGTTATTATCAGCTTCATGATAAAGTTATATTGATAAGAAACCAATCGAGACAAGGGGCCCTCGCAAACATTTATAAGGCAGCCCACATGTGCGATCCCTACGAAATAATTGTTGATCTTGATGGCGATGATTGGCTTGCATACGATGGAGTTTTATCATACCTCAATAATGTATATCAAGACGAATCAGTGTGGATGACCTATGGACAATTTTTACAATACCCACTTGGACATAAGGGATGGTGCAGGCAACTACCTCAAGAAATCATCGAGAATAATGCATATCGAGAATATCTATGGATAACTTCTGCGTTACGCACATTTTATGCAAAGCTCTTTCAGCTTATCAAAAAAGAAGATTTGCAATATCACAACACGTTTTTCCCTATAACAAGTGATCTTGCATTTATGTTCCCCATGCTAGAAATGGCCGGCAATCACAGCAAATTTATTAAAAAAGTGCTCTATATTTATGATCGAAATACAGGATCAAATGACGAACATATGAATAAAGAGTTACAAGAAACCATAGAATTACATATTCGTAGATCAAAAAGATATGCACCACTCAAAAAATTATAA
- a CDS encoding glycosyltransferase family 2 protein: MINFKKIIIVTLFLFLNIYMLAKEPLLTLVLMVKDEAHVIQETIATYVHDDDVAFFIFDTGSTDATLEKAQEFFVERSIKNYAFAQEPFIDFATSRNRALDLARQQFPQVPYMIMPDAEWYLNDIEALLGFCLEHLDDQIPCYLLRILSSSLDFYSVRLMKSHYDLFFVGVVHEVLNFGSAYKVPDSIYFRLGNTQVGRDKSAIRWLRDRDLLLKSYHDNPHDPRTVFYLAQTYACLGDFANACKYYEIRTHMQGWSEENFMAYYKLGDAFESRVALEGHKMWQKALDYYLRAYEYRPSRAEPLIRIAQYYLNKQCMALSFLFAQRAAQVPYPQDDVLFVEKYMYDFIRHDILGRCAWYIKEYDSGEAALRLAIKSFPNYTHLQNNLRFYIDRKEKLAFAA, from the coding sequence ATGATTAATTTTAAAAAAATAATTATTGTAACTTTATTTTTGTTTTTGAACATTTATATGCTTGCCAAGGAGCCGCTGCTCACACTTGTGTTGATGGTAAAGGATGAAGCGCATGTTATTCAAGAGACCATAGCGACGTATGTCCATGATGATGACGTCGCGTTTTTTATTTTTGATACGGGGTCGACTGATGCTACGCTAGAAAAAGCGCAGGAGTTTTTTGTGGAGCGTAGCATTAAAAATTATGCATTTGCCCAGGAGCCGTTTATTGATTTTGCAACATCACGCAATAGAGCTCTGGATCTTGCTCGGCAACAGTTTCCACAGGTTCCTTATATGATTATGCCTGATGCTGAATGGTATTTGAATGATATTGAAGCTTTGCTTGGTTTTTGTTTGGAGCATCTTGATGATCAGATCCCCTGTTATTTACTAAGAATTTTGAGCTCTTCATTAGATTTTTATAGTGTTCGACTTATGAAATCGCATTACGATCTTTTTTTTGTTGGTGTTGTTCATGAAGTTCTTAATTTTGGCTCCGCATATAAAGTTCCTGATTCTATTTATTTTAGGCTTGGAAATACGCAAGTTGGGAGAGATAAGTCTGCTATTCGCTGGCTGAGAGACAGGGACTTGTTATTAAAAAGTTATCATGATAATCCGCATGATCCAAGAACTGTTTTTTATTTGGCTCAAACGTATGCCTGTCTAGGTGATTTTGCCAATGCTTGTAAATATTATGAAATCAGAACTCATATGCAGGGATGGAGTGAAGAAAACTTCATGGCATATTACAAATTAGGTGATGCTTTTGAAAGTCGCGTTGCGCTGGAAGGGCATAAAATGTGGCAAAAAGCGTTGGATTATTATTTACGTGCTTATGAGTATAGACCATCTCGAGCGGAGCCACTTATACGTATTGCTCAGTATTATTTAAATAAGCAATGTATGGCATTGAGCTTTTTATTTGCACAGCGTGCAGCACAAGTTCCGTATCCTCAGGATGATGTATTATTTGTGGAAAAATATATGTACGATTTTATCCGTCATGATATTTTGGGCCGATGCGCCTGGTATATCAAAGAATATGATTCAGGCGAAGCCGCTTTGCGCCTTGCAATTAAGTCTTTTCCCAATTATACGCATTTGCAGAATAATTTGAGATTTTATATTGATAGAAAAGAAAAACTTGCGTTTGCAGCATAA